The DNA region CCTGGAACAGGCTGCGGGGATGGATGAATCACTTGACCAGGTCGTGGAATCCGCGCGGCAGGCCGTTTATTTGCTGGAAGAAGCCGTTCGGGAAGTGGGGCGGTACCGGGACGGATTGGAGCATGAACCGGGGCGTCTGGAACAGGTGGAGGAACGGTTGCATCTGATCCGGCAGCTGAAACGGAAATACGGAAACACGATTGAAGAGATCCTGAGTCACCAGGAACGCGTGGAACGGGAACTTGCGGAGCTGGAACATCGCGAAGAGTCCCAGGAAGAGCTTCGCGCCGAAATCGAATCGCTGGAGGAGGAGCTGGGACGCTTGGCGGGAGAACTCACCACTCTGCGGAAAAAAGCGGCGATGGACCTGGAAAAAAGGGTGGAACGCGAACTGGCGGATCTTCATATGGGATCCACCGTGTTTCATGTTTCCTTTTTCCGGGACGCCTGGCGCAGCGGGGAACTGACTCCCGCCGGCCGGGACCGCATCGAGTTCATGCTTTCACCCAATCCCGGAGAACCGCTCAAGCCGCTTTCCCGGATCGCTTCCGGCGGTGAACTGTCACGGATTTTGCTGGCACTCAAGGTTATATTCACCGGAGTCCAGGAAGTCCATACCCTCATCTTTGACGAGATCGACACCGGCGTGAGCGGTCGGGCAGCCCAAGCCATTGCGGGCAAGATCGCGCAACTGGGACAGCGGTTTCAGGTTCTTTGCGTCACACACCTCCCGCAAGTGGCATGCATGGCGGATCACCACTTTCTCATCTCCAAGGAAACGGTCAATGATTCCACCACCACCCGGGTGAACCAACTGGATGAAAGCGGACGCACCCAGGAACTGGCCCGAATGCTCGGCGGTGTGGAAGTGACCCGAACCACCTTGGAACATGCGGAAGAAATGATTCGTCTCGCCGAAGAGGCGAAGGATGCCATTCGCTCAAACGGAAAATCCGGTTGACAAAATTTGCGTTTGCAATCCGTGTGATTGCCCATGACTGATGACTTGAGGCCATTGGCGCTGTCAAGTCATTTTTTTTGCCCGGAGGTTCCCGGCGGAACCGACGTGAGGATGATTTTTTATGGATGACAGGAAGGTTTTTCGCTTCATAAAAGCGGTGGGGCGTGGACACCTTACCAGTAGCGGAGGTCATCCTCCTGGCGAAAGGCAGGCGGGAAGCTCAGGAGAGTGGTGATGGTGAGAAACGCGAAGCTCAGAAAATGGTTTGGTTTTCTCCTGGTGCTTCTCCTGATGATGGGAAGTACATCGACGCTGTTTCGCCAGTTTGCCGGTTTTCCCAGGGAATTGCGCCTCGTTCAGGGCGAAGCGCGGGAACTCCGACTGAACATGCCGGTGCCGGCCACGGCCAGCGTTTCCGAGTCGGGGATTCTTCAGGTGAACGGATCTCCGGATACGCAGGTCCCGGTTGACTTGGAACGACCGGTGTCACTTCGGTCGGAAGCCATCGGGCAAACATCTCTCACGTTGAAGTTGTTCGGAAAGGTACCGATCAAACACGTGAATGTCCGGGTGGTTCCGAAGATTGAAGTGATTCCGGGAGGGCAGTCGATCGGCGTAAAACTCCGCTCCTCCGGGGTACTGGTGGTGGGGCACCATGCGGTGCAAGCGGACGGCAAGGAAGTCTGTCCCGCGGAGGAAGCCGATATCCGCGTGGGCGATTATTTGACCGCTCTTGATAACAGGCCGATCCGGAGCGTCCGTGATGTCGCCGAAGCGGTCAAGGAAGCGGGATCTTCGGGTCGTTCCCTTGAATTGACCCTGATGCGCGACGGCAAGCAGCGCAAAGTCAAGATTCGACCCGTCTATGACAAAAGCGAACAAATGTGGCGCATGGGCGTGTACATCCGGGATTCGGCGGCAGGTGTGGGAACCCTGACTTTTTATGATCCGAAGCATCGCTTTTACGGAGCTTTGGGCCACGTGATCGCCGACATGGATACCGGTCAGCCGATTCGCTTGGGAGAAGGGAAGATCGTCCATTCATCCGTGACCTCGATCGACAAGGGACAGTCGGGGGAACCGGGTGAGAAACGGGCGATTTTTTTCCAGGAAGATCGTGTGGTTGGCAACATCCTGAAAAACACCCCGTTCGGCATATTCGGACAACTTGCCCGGAAGCCCGAGGGAGGGCTTTACGACCGACCGGTGCCCGTCGCTTTGAGCGACCAGGTGAAAGAAGGGCCTGCCAAAATTCTGACCGTGGTGGAAGGACAGAAAGTGGAAGCATTCGACATTCGCATCGTTCATGTGCTCAAGCAAAAATATCCCGCCACGAAAGGACTGATCATCAAGGTGACCGACCGTCGTCTCCTGGCCAAAACGGGGGGGATTGTCCAGGGGATGAGCGGAAGTCCCATTCTCCAGGACGGCAAGCTGGTGGGAGCCGTCACACATGTGTTTGTCAATGACCCCACTTCCGGGTACGGCACTCATATCGAATGGATGCTTCGGGATGCAGGAGCATTTGAGAAACAGACAGCGGATTCTCCGGTCGGAGAGTCCGCTTGTTCATTTCCGGAATTTGTTATTTGAAAATTCGGATACTTGAAACGTGCAATTTGAGCGATCTTCTCCGGTTTTTGAACGGAGGGGCGAGGCGGACGGGCATGGAAGAACGGAGCCTCCTTTCGATGGAATGATTCGCGACTGCGAAACGGTATTCCTTCCCGACATACCGGTTAACCGAAAAGCCGGAATTCCGCCGGCCCGAACGGTGAATCGGTTTGACCGGCGGGAGGGTCAGGACAGGAATCGCCGGGACAGTTCCGAGTGGAAATGTCGGAGTGTTTCTTTGTTCAAAGAATAAAAATGCCATCTGCCCACCCGTGTTTCGGTCACCAGATCGGCGTTTTTGAGTTCTTTCAAGTGATACGACACTTTGGACTGGGCCATGCCGAGCGCGGTTTGAAGATCACAGACGCAGACACCTTCATTGCAACATTCCGGAGGGGGAGTCGGTTCCAGTTTTTCATATCCCACCATAAGAAGATCCAAAATGTTGAGCCGGATCGGATCTCCGAGCGCCCGGGCAACCCGGGCAAATTTTTCAGAAGCAGCCATGAACAGTCATTCCTTTCCTCACGTGAATGGGTATTCGCTAACGAAATTAATTGATTTGATGATTTCTGTCAATCTGTTCCTATTTTGCGCTGTTAAGGAAAATTTCAATCGTCGTCGCCGAATGTTTCGAGTGGTTTTTTTTGACACCCCTTTGAAATGGCAATTTTTTCAAGAGGGTCCGTATCTTCATGCAGGAAGATTCCCGGATATGTCGAAAACCTGAGATAATCGCTTTTCGGACTGAATTGGTTGGGAGGGTCTCTGTTGAGCAAGATCCAGGTGATTTTGGCAGACGACAACCGGGAATTTTCCGAACTCTTGAAAGAACATTTGACCCGGCAGGGAGACATAGAGGTGATCGGCGTCGCCAACCATGGCGGTGAAGTTCTTGAATTGCTGAAAAAGCGTGTTCCCGATGTATTGGTATTGGACATCATCATGCCGCATCTGGACGGATTGGGCGTGCTTGAAAGAATTCAGGAGATGGATCTGGATCCGAAACCCAAGGTGATCATGTTGACCGCCTTCGGTCAGGAAAGCATCACCCAACGGGCGGTGGAATTGGGGGCTTCTTACTACATACTGAAACCCTTTGACCTCGATGTTTTGACGGAGCGCATCCGTCAGATGAAGGGGATTCCCTCCAAACCCGTATTCGTCAAGACATCTCCGGCATCCGTCTCCCGTCCGGCAAACAATCTGGATGCTTCCATCACCAACGTGATTCATGAAATCGGGGTACCCGCCCATATCAAGGGATACCTGTATTTGCGTGAAGCCATCACCATGGTGTACAACGAGGTGGATTTGTTGGGGGCCATCACCAAAACGCTGTATCCCCGCATCGCCGAAAAATACGGCACCACACCCAGCCGTGTGGAACGGGCGATCCGACACGCGATTGAAGTTGCCTGGAGTCGCGGCAACATGGACTCGATTCGCAGCTTGTTCGGCTATACGATCAATGTGGCCAAAGCCAAACCCACGAACAGCGAGTTCATCGCCATGGTGGCGGACAAGCTCCGGATCGAGCACAAGGCAAGCTCTTGGTGATGCCGGATTGAAGATCGTTCCGACGGCCGCATGAGGCGGGCCGGCTTGAACGCGAAATGGCGTCTGAAAGGAAAAGGACCGGGCAAACTGATCCTTCACAATGATTCGTTTCCCGGTCCCTGCCTGACAGGCGTTTTTTGTTTTTTTCCCCGAAATGGGAGAAATCAATCATCCGGCCAGTTTTTCCCTTGATCCGGCGTCTTCGGTCGTGAACAACCACTTCAGAAGCGGCGGAGTGACCAGTGTCGTCAAAAGCACCACGATGACCATGGCGGTGAACAGCGCGGGTGACAGCAATCCGTTGTCGAGCCCGATGGCGGCGATGATCAAAGCCACTTCACCCCGTGAGACCATTCCCGCACCGATGGCCAGCGATGAGCGGATGGAAAATCCCGTCAGTTTGGCGCCGAGTCCGCTGCCGACCAGTTTGGTCAACACGGCAACCAGCGTCATGATTACGATCAGTCCCGTTTGCTCCGTCAATCCGTCCAGACTGACCCCGAGACCGATCTGAATGAAAAACGCGGGGACAAACACACTGTAGGCGACAGGTTCCGCTTTCTCTGCCACTTCCTTGGCAAATCGGGTGGGGGTCAGGGACAATCCGGCAGCATAGGCACCGATGATGGCCGCGACACCCAGGGATTCGGACAACCAGGCGAACGACAGACAGAGAATGATCGCCGCGCTGATGACCGGTTCAAACACCCGAAGCTTGGAGGCCCGATCCATGAAGGGCTTCACCAGTTTCAGGCCGATCACGGTGATCAGGAGAAAGAACAGGGCTTTTTTTCCGATGATCAGGGCGATGGATTCTTGGGCTCCGCCCGTGAGGCTCATCATGAATGCCAGCAGGATGACGACCAGAATGTCATCGGCAACGGCTGCTCCGAGGATGGCCGAGCTTTCTCGGGTTTTCAATTTGCCCATTTCCCGAAGGGACTGAACGGTGATGCTGACGGACGTGGCGGACAGCAACAACCCGAGGAAGACGGATTCAGTCAGGTCCAAGTCAAACGAAAGTCCGACCAGTGTTCCGAACAAAAGCGGAAACAGGATTCCTCCGATCCCCACGGCCAACGAGGGAACGGCATTTCTCCGCAAATCGGCGGGATCCGTTTCCAGTCCGGCGATGAACATCAAGAGCAGAACACCGATTTGACTCAATTCTCGGATGATGTCATTGGGTTGCACCCAGCCGAGAACGGCCGGCCCGATGAGAAGTCCCGCGATCAGTTTCCCCAACACCGCGGGCTGTTTGAGGCGGGTGCTCAGATGCCCGGCCAATTTGACGGCGACAATGATGATCAACAGTTGAGCGAAAAACGGCATGGTTTCCACACTCCCTCTCTCTGTCATTTTGTGTCATTCATGGACGAAAAAAAGCAAAAAGGAGCCTGTCGGTGACAGACTCCTCCTTGATCACGCACATATGAAATTCGAGTTCATTATAACAATTTCAGGGATTCAATGCAACAGCGATGAGTCAAGGGGGACTTTCTCTTTTCGGTGCAGCAGCAGGCGATGCTTTTTTCGGGCTTCCACGATTTTTTCGTACAGCCGGCCCGCTTCGGGATAGTTTTTGTTCTGAAGCGCCTGTCTCCATCGGCGTTCCAGCGGTGTGATCACATCCCGGTGAAACAGGTTGGCTTTCAGGGTGTACCTTGTGCGCTTTTTTCCGCCGGGCGCTTTTTCCCGGGTGCTTTTTTTTCTTTTTCCCATGTTCCGACACCTCCCCGGAACCATCGGCAGGGAACTACATTTAAACATAGAAACATTCCCTGACGACATGAATATGCGGGTCGGAACGAAAATACCACCCTTCTGTCAAGAAAGGTGGTTCAGTATCCGGGTTTTCGTTTCTTGTGGGGATTCACGTCTTTGCCCAGCCGTTTCAACAGCCGGGGTTGGATCTTGTCCCGCTTCAGATCGTGCCGGAACAGAAAACCGGCGAGAAAAAGCAATCCACCCAAAAACATTCCCAGACCGATCAGAAAGGCCGGCCAGTCGAAGGAATGCCCCGCGAAACGGTCGAACAGGACATCGCGCATCCATGTCCACCCGTATACGGCGACAAATCCCGGAATGCACATGATGATGATGGCGAGAACACGCTCGTAGATGACTCGCATGACAAGTACCGCCTTTCATGGGTTCCGCAATTATGGTACCTTAATCTGACGGAAATTGCCACCCCGAGCGTGTGATCACGTTGTGATAAGATCAGGGATGGATGGAAAGGAGGAGGGAATCCGGTGCAGTCGTTTCTGATCGTGGGCGGCGGAAAAGGTGGGAAAGCCATTCTGGAAACCGTGTCTTCCGTCGATTTTGTCAGGGTAGTCGGGGTCGTGGATCTGCTCCCGGATGCGCCGGCCATTCTGGTTGCCAGGCAACGGGGAATTCCCACGGGGCGTGATGTGCGGCCTTTTTTCGAGCCGCCCCCGGACGTGATCCTGGAAGTGACCGGTCGATCGGAAGTGTTTGAACACCTTTCCCGGATCAAACCGGAACAGTCGCTGCTCATTTCCGGATCAGTGGTCAATCTCATGGTTCGGCTGATCGAGGAAAAAGAGCGGTGGTACCAGGAATGGCAAAAACGCCAGCGGGAGCTGGAGGCCATCATCCACTCCACGCACGACGGCATGATCGCCGTCAACCGGCAAGGCCGGATCACCCTGTTCAACCGCGCCGCGGAACGGATGGTGGGGATCAAAGTCGCGGAAGCTTTGGGTCGGCCGGTGACGGAGGTGATTCCCAACTCCAGGCTGGAACACGTGCTTCGGAAAGGAACCTATGAGCTCAACAAAAAACAGACGCTGCATGAAGGCTTGGAAATCGTGACCAACCGCGTTCCCGTCAAAGACGAAGACGGAAAGGTGATCGGAGCGGTCGCGGTGTTCCGGGACGTCAGTGAGCTGAAACAGTTGAGCCGGCAAGTGATGGATCTGGAGAGCATGAAAAGTTTGCTTCAGGCCATCATCGATTCGTCCGATGACGCCATTTCCGTGGTGGATGCCAACGGTACGGGAATTCTGATCAACCCGGCGTATACCCGCCTGACCGGGCTCAAACCCGAAGAGGTGATCGGCAAACCGGCCGATACGGACATCGTCGAGGGGGAAAGCATGCATATGCGCGTGCTGAAAACCCGTCAACCGGTACGGGGGGTTCACCTGAAAGTGGGGCCGCACCGCCGGGAGGTGGTGGTGAATGTGGCGCCGATCATCGTCGACGAAGAGCTCAAGGGGAGCGTCGGCATCATTCACGATGTCTCCGAGCTGAAACAGTTGAGCCGTGATCTGGAGCGGGCCAGGCGAATCATCCGGACGCTTGAAGCCAAATACACCTTTGACGACATCATCGGAAACAGCGAGGCCATGCGCGCTTCGCTGGAGCAGGCCCGTCAGGCGGCCAAAACCCGGGCCACCGTCCTTTTGCGCGGAGAGTCCGGAACCGGAAAAGAATTGTTCGCCCATGCCATCCACAACGCCAGCGACCGGAAATACAACCAGTTTGTCAGGGTGAATTGTGCGGCGTTGTCGGAGACATTGTTGGAAAGCGAATTGTTCGGTTACGAGGAAGGCGCGTTCACCGGAGCCAGACGGGGAGGCAAAAAAGGGCTGTTTGAAGAAGCAAGCGGCGGGACCATTTTTCTGGATGAGATCGGGGAATTGTCGCCCGGCACCCAGGCCAAACTCCTTCGGGTGCTGCAGGAGAAAGAAGTGGTGAGGGTCGGCGGCACCAAGTCGATTCCGGTCGATGTGCGCGTGATTGCCGCCACCAACGTGCCGTTGGAAAAAGCGATCCAGGAGAAGCGCTTCAGGGAAGATCTCTATTACCGGCTGAACGTTTTGCCGATCCACATTGCCCCTCTTCGGATGCGCAAAGAAGATCTGCGTGATCTGTCGATGCATTTGATCAAGAAATTCAACCAGGAATACGGAAGAAACGTCGAAGACATTGATCCGGAAGCCGTGAGAGCCCTGCATGAACACGACTGGCCGGGAAATGTCCGGGAGCTGGAAAATGTGTTGGGGCGGGCGATGATCAACATGGGATACAGTGAAAAGGTGATGCATCTTCGCCATCTGCCTCCTTTGAATGCACGGCCGGCTCCGGCAACGACCGGAACGAAAGACGAAGCGGCGTGGACGGACCGTCCGCTGAAAGAGGTATTGGCGGAAGCGGAGCTCAGGCACATCGAGCAAACGTATCTCGCTTGCGGACGAAACAAAACGGAAGCCGCCAAACGGTTGGGCATTTCCATCCGCAGTCTTTATTACAAACTGGAGAAATACGGATTGCTCTGATTTGCAAAAAATTGCATGAAGTATGTTGCAGATTGCGTGCAGCAATTTGCAGATCTTCCGATACCTTTCGGGGACAAGTGGCCGAAAATCGGCTTGACCGACAGTTGGCATCCGATTTGCATGAAGGGTATCGTGCCCGGCCATTCCGCAAAAACTAGACGCAATCTGAATCAAGCAGGAGACTGCTGACGGTCGGAATAAAGAGGTGTACGAGACATGATCAAGACGTTTGAGGAAGTGGTGAAACGGGCGGAATCGCTTCCCCCGGTCACCGTGGCGGTGGCGGCGGCCGCCGACGACGATGTGCTGAAAGCGGTCAAGGATGCCAAACAGCACGGAATCGCCGATTTCTTGCTCTTCGGTGACAGAGAGAAAATCCTGGAGCTCGCCGGGAAAGTGGGACTGGATGTGAGTCCCTCCGCCATTGTGGATGCCCCCAATGAGGCGGAAGCCTCCCGTCTGGCGGTGGCCGCCGTGCGTGAAGGCAAAGCGGACGTGGTCATGAAAGGGATGGTGCAAACCGCCGATTTTTTGCGCGCCGTTCTGAACAAGGAGGCGGGTCTCCGGACGGGCAAAGTGCTCAGCCATGTGGCCACTTTCGAGATTCCCGGGTATGACCGCCTGATCCATGTGACGGACCCGGCGCTCAATGTTGCGCCCACTCTTCCGGAAAAGGCACAAATCATCGAAAACGTGCTGGGATACTGTCATTCGCTGGGGAACGACAATCCCAAAGTGGCGGTGCTTGGTGCGGTTGAAGTGGTGAATCCCAACATGCAACCCACGTTGGACGCCGCCGCGCTGGCCCAGATGAACCGGCGTGGTCAAATCAAGGGCGGAATCGTGGACGGACCGTTCGCTTTGGACAACGCCGTATCGGTGGAAGCCGCCGAACACAAGAAGATCAGCAGCCCGGTGGCGGGGGTGGCCGACGTATTGCTGGTTCCCGACATCGAGGCGGGCAACATTCTCTACAAATCCCTGGTTTATTTTGCCGGTGCGAAAATCGGCGCCCTGGTTCTCGGAGCATCCGCTCCCGTCGTTCTGACGTCGCGCGCCGATTCTCCGGAGGCGAAACTGTATTCCATCGCGCTGGCCGTCTTGCAGGCGGCAGCCAAAAAAGGTGCGTAAAGGGAGGAATCGGAAATGAAGATCTTTGAGTACATGGCAAAATATGATTATGAGCAACTCATCCTTTGCCAGGATCAGGCTTCCGGTCTCAAAGCCATCATCTGCATTCATGACACCACCCTCGGACCGGCTCTGGGCGGTACCCGCATGTGGACTTACAACTCCGAAGAGGAAGCGATCGAAGACGCTCTCCGCCTGGCCCGCGGAATGACCTACAAAAACGCGGCAGCCGGACTCAACCTGGGCGGCGGAAAAACGGTCATCATCGGCGATCCGCGCAAAGACAAGAACGAAGCCATGTTCCGTGCGTTCGGCCGGTTCATCCAAGGGTTGAACGGTCGCTACATTACCGCAGAAGACGTGGGCACCACCGTGGAAGACATGGACATCATCCACATGGAAACCAAATACGTGACCGGCATTTCCCCGGCATTCGGTTCCAGCGGAAACCCCTCTCCGGTCACCGCCTACGGCGTGTATCGCGGAATGAAAGCAGCCGCCAAAGTGGCTTGGGGCGAAGACTCCCTCAAAGACAAAACGATTGCGGTGCAAGGCGTGGGCAACGTCGCTTACAACCTGTGCCGTCACTTGCATGAAGAAGGCGCCCGCCTGATTGTCACCGACATCAATCAGGACAACGTACGCCGTGCCGTGGAGGAATTCGGTGCCGAAGCGGTGGAACCCGAAAAAATCTTCGATGTGGATTGCGACATCTTCGCTCCGTGTGCGCTGGGAGGCATCATCAACGATGAAACCATCGAGCGCCTGAAAGCGAAAGTGATTGCCGGCGCCGCCAACAACCAGCTTCGTGAAGAGCGTCACGGCGACATGCTGGAACAAAAAGGAATCATTTATGCTCCCGACTATGTCATCAACGCAGGCGGCGTGATCAACGTGGCTGACGAACTTCAAGGTTACAACCGCGAACGCGCCTTGAAAAAAGTGGAAGGCATCTACGACAACATCCTGAAAGTGTTCGAGATTGCCAAACGGGACGGCATCCCGAGCTACAAAGCGGCGGACCGGATGGCTGAAGAGCGGATCGAAGCCATGCGCAAATCCCGCAGCATGTTCCTGCAAAACGAACGCAGCCTGCTCAACTATCGTTGATGTTTGACCGTCAAGCGTGATGCAGAGGAAATGGAGTGTTGGCCGTGGAACCGATTCGGGTTCTCGCGATCAATCCGGGGTCCACGTCCACCAAAATCGGCGTGTTTGATGACGAAAAGCCGGTATTGGTGGAGACCCTCCGCCATGATCCCGCGGAGATCGCGAAGTACAAGGACTTGTATGACCAATATCCGTTCCGCAAACAGGTGATTCTGGATACGCTGGATCGCGAGGGCATCAACCTCACCCGGTTGAATGCCGTGGTCGGGCGGGGCGGACTGTTGAGACCCATCCCCGGGGGAACGTATACGGTGAACGATGCCATGATCGCCGATTTGCTCTCCGGGGAATACGGTGTGCACGCTTCCAATCTGGGGGCGATGATCGCACAGGAAATTTCCAGGCAACTGAACATCCCGGCCTTCATCGTCGACCCGGTCGTCGTTGACGAGTTGGAGCCGGTTGCCCGCATTTCCGGCATCCCGGAGATCGAACGACGCAGCATCTTCCACGCGCTCAACCAGAAAGCCGTGGCGCGCCGGGTGGCCAAGAAAAACGGGACGAGCTATGACAAGGTGAACTACATCGTCGCCCACATGGGTGGCGGCATCACCGTCGGTGCTCACAGACAAGGACGCGTCATTGACGTGAACAACGGGTTGCACGGGGAAGGACCCTTTTCGCCGGAGCGGGCGGGCACCATTCCGGTCGGGGATCTGGTGGCGCTCAGCTTCTCCGGCAAGTATTTCGCCAGTGAGATCATGAAAATGATCGTGGGGAAAGGCGGGCTGATGGGCTATCTGGGCACCACCGACGCCCGCGATGTGGAAGAGATGATCGAAAAAGGCGACGAACAGGCCAAATTGGTTTATGAAGCGATGGCCTATCAGGTGGCCAAGGAAATCGGGGCCTGCTCTTCCGTGTTGGAAGGCAAGGTGGACGGAATCATTCTCACCGGTGGACTGGCTTACGGCAAAATGTTCACCGACATGATCACCAAACGGGTAGCGTGGATCGCACCGGTGCATGTGGTGCCCGGTGAAAACGAGCTCCAGGCTCTGGTGGAAGGCGCTCTGCGCGTTCTTCGAGGGGAAGAGGAAGCAAAGACCTACCCGCCGGTCAAAGAAGGAGTGACAGTGACCCATGGCTGAAAACTACGATCTGGTCGTGCTGGGTGCGGGACCGGGCGGCTACGTGGCCGCCGTCCGCGCCGCCCAGTTGGGCATGAAAGTGGCCGTCGTCGAACGTGAACGGGTCGGCGGTGTCTGTCTCAACAAAGGATGCATTCCGAGCAAAACCTTGCTCCGGAGCGCCGAATTGTATCACAATATGAAGGAAAGTGCCGAATACGGCATTCAAGTCGCAGGAGTGGAGCTGGACTTTGCGGGCGTGATGAAGCGCAAGCAAAAAGTGGTCGACACCCTGCACGGCATGGTGGAAGGTCTGCTCAAACGAAACAAGATTGACGTGTACCGCGGAACCGGGCGGATTCTCGGACCGTCCATCTTCTCTCCGATGCCGGGAACCATTTCGGTGGAAAAAGAGGACGGCAGTGAACCGGACATGCTGGTTCCCCAATACGTCATCATCGCCACCGGCTCCCGTCCGCGCTCGCTTCCGGGGCTCGAAATCGACGGAACGTACGTGATGAACAGCGACCACGCGCTTCAAATGGAAACGCTTCCGAAGTCGATGGTGATCATCGGAGGCGGCGTGATCGGCATCGAGTGGGCTTCCATGCTGAACGATTTCGGCGTGGAAGTGACGGTTGTCGAATTTGCCGACCGGATTCTCCCGTTCGAAGATCCGGACGTCAGCCGGGAAATGACCCGGATCCTGAAAAAACGCGGTGTCACCGTTCACACCGGTGCCAAGGTGCTTCCGGAGACGGTCAAGCGGGAAGGCGACATGGTCGTGCTGTCGGCGGAAAAAGGCGGAAACACCATCAATCTCAGCGCCGAACGGGTCCTCGTTTCCGTCGGTCGCCAACCCAACATCGACGACATCGGACTGCACAACACGTCGATCGAGACGGAAAAAGGCTTCATCAAAGTCAACGAATACATGCAGACCAAAGAGAAGCACATTTTCGCCATCGGTGACGTGGTCGGCGGCTATCAGTTGGCACACGTGGCATCCGCGGAAGGAATCATCGCCGTTGAGTACATCGCCGGCAAAAATCCCGAACCGCTCAATCCGTTGCATGTGCCGCGTTGCACGTACAGCCGTCCCGAAGTGGGCAGCATCGGTCTGACCGAAGCCGAGGCCAAGGAACAAGGGTACGAAGTGAAAGTCGGCAAATTCCCGTTCCGGGGAGTCGGAAAGGCTTTGGTCTTCGGAGAAGTGGACGGATTCATCAAAATCATCTCCGACAAGAAAACGGATGATTTGCTGGGCGTTCACATCATCGGTCCCCATGCCACCGACATGATCTCCGAAGCCGGTCTGGCCAAAGTGCTCGATGCCACCGCCTGGGAGATCGCCCACACCATCCACCCGCATCCCACGCTGTCCGAAGCGTTCATGGAAGCGGCTCATGCCGTTGACGGCAAACCGATCCACAGCTGATTGACTGAAACGAGGGAGGAACACCCATGAGCGAACTGAACCACAGAGAACTGGGCCTCACCGATGAACAGGCATATGAGATGTACCGGTACATGCTGCTGGCGCGCAAATTGGATGAGCGTCAATGGTTGTTGAACCGCGCGGGCAAAATTCCCTTCGTGATTTCCTGCCAGGGCCAGGAAGCCATCCAGGTGGGCACCGCTTTCGCGCTCGACCGGGAGAAAGACTGGCTCTGCCCGTACTACCGTGACCTCGGCATGGTTCTGGTCTTCGGCCAATCTCCCCGCGATCAAATGCTGTCCGCCTTTGCGAAAGCGGAAGACCCGAACTCCGGCGGCCGTCAGATGCCGGGGCATTTCGGTGACCACCGCTTCCGCATCGTGACCGGCTCCAGCCCGGTGACCACCCAGGTTCTGCACGCCGTCGGTGTGGCCTACGCCGGTCGGAAGCTGGAAAACCGCGATGACTTCGTCGTGCTGACCACCTGCGGCGAAGGATCCAGCAACCAGGGCGACTGGCATGAAGCGATGAACTTTGCCGGCGTACATAAGTTGCCGGTGATCTTCATGGTGGAAAACAACCAGTATGCCATCTCCGTACCGCTTGAG from Staphylospora marina includes:
- a CDS encoding sigma-54 interaction domain-containing protein, whose amino-acid sequence is MQSFLIVGGGKGGKAILETVSSVDFVRVVGVVDLLPDAPAILVARQRGIPTGRDVRPFFEPPPDVILEVTGRSEVFEHLSRIKPEQSLLISGSVVNLMVRLIEEKERWYQEWQKRQRELEAIIHSTHDGMIAVNRQGRITLFNRAAERMVGIKVAEALGRPVTEVIPNSRLEHVLRKGTYELNKKQTLHEGLEIVTNRVPVKDEDGKVIGAVAVFRDVSELKQLSRQVMDLESMKSLLQAIIDSSDDAISVVDANGTGILINPAYTRLTGLKPEEVIGKPADTDIVEGESMHMRVLKTRQPVRGVHLKVGPHRREVVVNVAPIIVDEELKGSVGIIHDVSELKQLSRDLERARRIIRTLEAKYTFDDIIGNSEAMRASLEQARQAAKTRATVLLRGESGTGKELFAHAIHNASDRKYNQFVRVNCAALSETLLESELFGYEEGAFTGARRGGKKGLFEEASGGTIFLDEIGELSPGTQAKLLRVLQEKEVVRVGGTKSIPVDVRVIAATNVPLEKAIQEKRFREDLYYRLNVLPIHIAPLRMRKEDLRDLSMHLIKKFNQEYGRNVEDIDPEAVRALHEHDWPGNVRELENVLGRAMINMGYSEKVMHLRHLPPLNARPAPATTGTKDEAAWTDRPLKEVLAEAELRHIEQTYLACGRNKTEAAKRLGISIRSLYYKLEKYGLL
- the ptb gene encoding phosphate butyryltransferase; translated protein: MIKTFEEVVKRAESLPPVTVAVAAAADDDVLKAVKDAKQHGIADFLLFGDREKILELAGKVGLDVSPSAIVDAPNEAEASRLAVAAVREGKADVVMKGMVQTADFLRAVLNKEAGLRTGKVLSHVATFEIPGYDRLIHVTDPALNVAPTLPEKAQIIENVLGYCHSLGNDNPKVAVLGAVEVVNPNMQPTLDAAALAQMNRRGQIKGGIVDGPFALDNAVSVEAAEHKKISSPVAGVADVLLVPDIEAGNILYKSLVYFAGAKIGALVLGASAPVVLTSRADSPEAKLYSIALAVLQAAAKKGA
- the bcd gene encoding branched-chain amino acid dehydrogenase — its product is MKIFEYMAKYDYEQLILCQDQASGLKAIICIHDTTLGPALGGTRMWTYNSEEEAIEDALRLARGMTYKNAAAGLNLGGGKTVIIGDPRKDKNEAMFRAFGRFIQGLNGRYITAEDVGTTVEDMDIIHMETKYVTGISPAFGSSGNPSPVTAYGVYRGMKAAAKVAWGEDSLKDKTIAVQGVGNVAYNLCRHLHEEGARLIVTDINQDNVRRAVEEFGAEAVEPEKIFDVDCDIFAPCALGGIINDETIERLKAKVIAGAANNQLREERHGDMLEQKGIIYAPDYVINAGGVINVADELQGYNRERALKKVEGIYDNILKVFEIAKRDGIPSYKAADRMAEERIEAMRKSRSMFLQNERSLLNYR
- the buk gene encoding butyrate kinase, with protein sequence MAVEPIRVLAINPGSTSTKIGVFDDEKPVLVETLRHDPAEIAKYKDLYDQYPFRKQVILDTLDREGINLTRLNAVVGRGGLLRPIPGGTYTVNDAMIADLLSGEYGVHASNLGAMIAQEISRQLNIPAFIVDPVVVDELEPVARISGIPEIERRSIFHALNQKAVARRVAKKNGTSYDKVNYIVAHMGGGITVGAHRQGRVIDVNNGLHGEGPFSPERAGTIPVGDLVALSFSGKYFASEIMKMIVGKGGLMGYLGTTDARDVEEMIEKGDEQAKLVYEAMAYQVAKEIGACSSVLEGKVDGIILTGGLAYGKMFTDMITKRVAWIAPVHVVPGENELQALVEGALRVLRGEEEAKTYPPVKEGVTVTHG